The genomic stretch GAGCGCAGCGAAACAAAAAAACTGCTGCTTGCAGAACTAAAAGCACAGAATGAATCCGGCGTACTTGGAGATGCTGCGATGGACGCTATCTTTAAAGCTGTTATGCAGGCAAAAACAAAAGAAGAAGAAGCGGAAAGCAAGCGACCAATGCTCGTCTCCCGCGCTTATAAGAATGAAGACACCGTTATTGATTTGAAAGGCGAAAAAATTGGTACTGGTAAAGCCAGCTTTGTTTTTGGTCCTTGTTCTGTCGAAAGCTACGATCAGGTAGCCACGGTAGCAGAATCCTTGAAAAACAAAGGGCTGAAATTGCTTCGCGGCGGGGCCTTTAAGCCTCGTACCTCTCCATACGACTTCCAAGGGTTAGGCGTGGAAGGCTTGGAGATTCTAAAGCGTGCAGCAAATGAATACGACCTGGCTGTTATTAGTGAGATTGTGACGCCGCATGATATCGAAAAAGCGCTTGATTACGTCGATGTTATCCAAATCGGTGCTCGCAATGCCCAAAACTTTGAATTGCTAAAAGAAGCGGGGCGTACGAACAAACCAGTTCTGCTCAAACGCGCTTTATCTGGAACAATCGCAGAATTCATCGCTGCAGCTGAATATGTACACTCAGAAGGAAACGGACAAATCATTCTTTGTGAGCGCGGTATCCGCACATATGAGACAGCAACACGCAATACGCTTGATATCTCTGCTGTTCCGATTCTAAAACAAGAGACGCATCTTCCTGTCATGGTTGATGTAACGCACTCTACTGGCAGAAAAGATATCATGCTTCCGTGTGCGAAAGCCGCTTTAGCTGTTGGAGCAGATGGTGTTATGGCAGAGGTACACCCGAACCCAGCTGCTGCACTATCTGATGCAGGTCAGCAAATGGATCTTCCAACGTTCGATACATTCTATAATGAGCTTGCCAGCTTCCAAGGCAAAATTTAATGCAGCAAGGACCGTCACCAATATGGGACGGTCCTTGTTTATTTAAAATTGATTGCGCAGCTTTCTGCCACCTGCTTATATCCGATTCTTTGGTAAAGCTTATTCGGACCATCATTGTCTGCATCCGTAAACAAACAGCAGAAACGCTTTCCATCTTGTAGTAATTTAGCTGACAATTGTCCAACTAGCGCTTGTGCGTACCCTTGCTGCCGATGTTCTTGCGGCGTAAAAACAGCATTGATTACAATACCGTTCCTGCTTTCTCTCGAACATCCCGCCATACTGACAGGTTGGCCATCTACCTTCCAAATGTACATTCTCTGCTGTGAAATCAGTCTGCCAATCGTTGCATCTGCTTGCTCTTCTGTTCTCTTTTCTCCCAACTCTTTCCCAAATCGTATAAGCCAATCACGCAACAGAGTGAAGTCAGCAGAACGCGCCACTTGTATTTCTCCTTTTGCTTTTCCTGTATTCTCTACGTAATTAAGCTGATAAATAAACTGGTTCATATGCAGTTCTGATTGTTTACCGCTCAGCTGATGCCAAGCATGCGCAAATTGCTTTGCTTGCACGATTGGACCAATGACACCTGGAAGATCTGGCGTTAATGTCTGAACAAATGCCGCCAGTCGCTCTGCATCTGTCTCTTGCCATAACAACCCGTGTGAAATGATGAGACGTTCGCCCTTTATAACCAGAAAAACTGTCCTTATCTCTCCAGCTTGTTCTCCGTATCCAAAAGAAGCGCTCATATCCTCCCCATCTGCTATTCTGCGTAAAAGGCCAAGCAGTAAATTATTCGCTGCCTCGTGTTGTAATAACAGAGCTTCAACTGCCGCTAACAGGCGGCTTGCATCGTGTTCTTGAATAAAACGCATTGTCTTCCCTCCAGCTTGACGAATTGGATGATTATTCCTATTCTTAGTGTAGAGGTGATTATATGAACAAACAAGATTTGGAAGCAAAATTAGCCGAATTAAAAATGACCTACAGCAGTGTTTCAGCTGATGCGGATAAGCTGGCTGCAAGCGGAACTGGTGCATCACATATGGAAAAGCAGCTAGAGCAGATGGAAAGAGAGATAAAAACCCTTCGGCAGCAGCTGCGAAGCTTGGAATAATTCCCAATTTAACGGATATACTACAATACATGCAAAGGTTTTGGATTGTTATTAGAAAAAGCGTATAATCTATATTATAGATACGCATTTTTTTGCGTTTAGTAAAGGGAGAGATTTTATACATGAATAGTCCGGATGATCCTGGGAGTCCAGTTATACTCCAGCTTGTATTGATTGGTATTTTAACTGCACTGAATGCTTTTTTTGCTGCAGCAGAAATTGCTTTGGTTTCACTGAATAAAAACCGCATTTCACAGCAAGCAGATAATGGCGACAAAAAAGCAGCAATGCTAGAGAAGCTAATTGCGGATCCAAGTAAGTTTATTGCGACGATTCAAGTTGGTATTACACTGGCAGGGTTCTTCTCCAGTGCCTCTGCTGCTACTGGTCTTGCCGACCGGTTTGCTGGCGTGCTGGGAGATATTCCTTATGCACAGCAAATTAGTGTTGTAGTCATTACCATATTGCTGTCTTATGTGACACTTGTATTTGGTGAGTTGTTCCCTAAAAGGGTTGCCCTTCAAAACGCGGAGAAGATAGCTAGATTCTCTGTTACGCCGATACTATTTATTAGCAAGATCGCAATGCCGTTTGTAAAGTTCCTATCCTTCTCCACCAATATGCTCGTTAAAATTACGCGTGTAGGAAACGATGCGGAAGCTGAGAAAGTCTCCCGTGAAGAGATTAAGCTTCTAGCGCAGACGGGGCAGGAGGAAGGAATTCTGAATGAGGATGAGCTTGGGATGATTAAAGGTGTTTTTGACCTTGATGATAAGATTGCCCGTGAAATTATGACTCCGCGTACAGATACATTTACACTCAGCATTGATACCCCGCCGAATGAATTGGCGGATATTCTGCTTGAACAAAAGTATTCCAGAATACCTGTCTATCAAACAGACAGCGATACAATCGTTGGTATACTGAACATCAAAGACTATTTCAAAGCAGTTCGGGTGCATGGGTTTGACAGCGTCCGGCTTGAATCGATCTTACGGGAAGCACATTTTGTTCCTGAGACGAAGTACATTGATGATCTGCTGAAGGAATTGCAGCAGACACATAATCACCTGGCAATTTTAATCGACGAGTACGGCGGTTTCTCCGGAATTGTAACAATGGAAGATATGATTGAAGAGATTGTCGGAGATATCGATGATGAATATGATGAGATTGAGGGCCAGTTAACACGTATCGATGAAAATACGTATTTAGCGAATGGCTCGCTCCAGATTGATGAATTTAATGACTTCTTCGATACAGATATCGACGTACCAAACTTTGATACGATTGCAGGTTTCATACTCGACCGTGTCGGATCTATTCCAGATGAAGATGCAGATACAGTGGTAGAATATGAAAATATGCTTTTCACTGTTGAATCCGTCCGCGACAACCGCTTGGAGAAAATTAAAATAGAATTAAAGCGCCCGACAACTGAGGCGACAGTATAAAACACAAGACTGCCTGTTCTATTCAGGCAGTTTTTTAATTTTTCTACTAGAAAGCGAACTCGTATGTAATCATGTTATGCTATACCTAACGAGGAATGAAGAAAGGATTTTGAACGTGGAAGCTACAGCCCAGCAAATACTAAAGGATTATTATGGCTATGACACCTTTCGGGCCGGACAAGCTGATGTGATTGGTCATGTTATGAAGCATCATAATACGTTAGCAATTATGCCAACAGGCGGCGGTAAATCTATCTGCTATCAAGTGCCAGCTTTACTGAATCAAGGGACAGCCTTAATCATCTCCCCTCTTATTTCCTTGATGAAGGATCAAGTTGATGCACTGACAGCGATGAACATACCCGCTGCTTATGTTAACAGCACATTAGAAGCTGCCGAAATGGAATGGACGATGCAGCAAGCGGAACACGGCGCATTCACATTTCTTTACGTCGCGCCGGAGCGTTTGGAAAATCCACGGTTCCTGCAAACGATACGCCATCTCTCGATTAGCTTAGTTGCATTCGATGAAGCCCATTGTATTTCCCAGTGGGGACATGATTTTCGCCCAAGCTACCGGTCTGCTGTTTCCATTCTGGATAAACTGCCAGAGAGGCCGCCGGTTATGGCACTCACTGCAACAGCGACACCCCAGGTTGCAGACGATATCCAAAGACTGCTGCAAATCAATGAGGATCACACGGTGCGTACCGGATTTGCGCGAGAGAATCTGCGTTTTCAAGTAGTAAAAGGAGCAGATAAAGAACGATATATATTTGATTTCATTCAGAAACGAAAGCATGAAACCGGAATCATCTATGCGCCAACTAGAAAACTAGTTGATCAGCTTTACCAATTTCTTAACCGCCAAGGAGTTAAGACAGCTAGATACCACGCCGGTATGAGCGAAGCAGATCGTCAGGCAGCTCAATCCTCCTTTATTCAAGATGAGGTAAACGTGATGGTAGCAACAAACGCATTTGGTATGGGCATTGATAAAAGCAACGTGCGCTATGTGCTTCACTATGCGCTGCCGATGAACATGGAGGCTTATTACCAGGAAGCCGGTCGTGCCGGTCGTGATGGTGAGCCAAGTGATTGTGTACTTCTCTTTTCCGGTCAAGATGTTCATTTGCTGAAGTTTTTAATCGAGAATTCATCTTCCGATACGCAAGCCGAATATCAAAAACTCCAGCAAATGATGAATTACTGTCATACACAGTCCTGCCTACAAACGTATATGCTGCATTACTTTAAGGATCCCCATATTCCAGAGGATTGCGGCCGTTGCAGCAACTGCCTTAATGAATTTGAGAAGACAGATATAACGAAGGAAGCACAGATGGTTCTATCTTGTGTGAAACGCATGAACGAACGCTTTGGTGCCGTGCTCGTAGCTAAAGTGTTAAAAGGATCGAAAGACAAACGGATCAAACAGTTTGGCCTTGAAACCCTTTCTACGTATGGGATTATGAAAAATCGTACCGAAAAGGATATTACCCAGTTCATTCACTATCTCTCAGCTGAAATGATTCTTGCACCGACGGATGATAAATATCCGGTGCTGACTCTAACAGATGAGGCGGTACGCATTCTGAAAGGTGAAAAGAAAGTGATGATGCAGATTGTCAAAGCTACGGAGACAGCGGAAGCAGATTATGATGAGACGCTTTTCCAGGAGCTGCGGCAATTGCGCAAGGAGCTCGCCCTAGCAGAAGGTCTGCCTCCATATGTCATTTTCTCGGATGCTACGTTAAAGGAGCTATGCCGGTTGGTACCGCATAGTGAGCGGGAAATGCTGGAGATTAAGGGAATTGGAGAAAGACGAATGGAACAGTACGGCGAGCAATTCCTCCAGGTACTTGTACAATATGAACAATCGCAAGCTGTTCCAGTACAAACGAAAAAGCCTTTACTGCAAGAAAAGCAAGATACACCAAGTCATTTGATCAGCTACGAAGCATTCGAACAAGGACGCTCTTTGGATGACATTGCAAAGGACAGAGACCTGACTCCTCTTACAGTGAGCAATCATTTATTTAAAGCATATGCTGACGGAAAAGCACTTGATTTAGAGCAGTTCTTTTCAGAAGAACAAGAAACAGCCGTATTGGATGTCCTGAAGCTGCATGAAGAACTTCCGCGGCTGCGAGAAATAAAGGAACAAATGGACGTGCCATGTGACTACCATGGTATTCGTGCTGTGCTGGTGCATAACGGTATATTAGAATAAGAAAAAGGATTACTGGCTGCAAAGCCGTAATCCTTTTTTTGTTAATCAAATTTGATTGCCCAGCTTCCGTCACGGAAGACAGGTTCTGATGATCCATCTGCGAAAACACCATCAATTGCAAGGTCTGCTGATCCAATCATAAAATCCGTATGCGTTAAGCTGTCATTAACGCCATGCTTATCTAACTCTTCTTCATTCATGGATGAGCCGCCTTCCAATGTTGTTGGATAGGCTTTTCCTAAGGCAACGTGACAGGATGCATTTTCATCATACAATGTGTTGTAGAAAATCAGACCCGATTGGGAAATTGGTGATTCATGCGGCACCAACGCCACCTCACCAAGATGCAAAGCGCCCTCATCTGTTTCCAGCAAGTGCTTCAGCGTTTCTTGACCTGTTTCTGCTTTATAATCAACAACTTTGCCATCCTTAAACGTAAGCGTAAAGTTATCGATGGTATTGCCATCGTAAATCAGCGGCTTCTTGCTTGTAACTGTTCCTTCTACTTCATATTTATGAGGCATTGTGAACACTTCTTCTGTCGGCATATTTGGATTGAATTCCGTACCGCCTTCTGTAGTCGAAGAACCGCCTTTCCAAATGTGACCTTCCGGCAAGCCAATTGTTAAATCTGTACCTTCGGATGTGAAATGAAGCTTTTTATAGCGCTTTTTGTTTAGTACATCACGGGCATGATGCAGCGTTGCATTATGTTCTTTCCATGCTTGTACAGGATCATCCTGATCGACACGGACAATTTTAAAGATAGAATCCCACAGGAGCTGTGTTGCTTCTTCTGCAGATTTTCCTGGGAAGATTTTCTGTGCCCAAGCATCAGTTGGAATTGTAATGATGGTCCAAGGAATAATGTCATTCATGGTGTACTTGCGCAGGTGCTGCAATGCTTGTGCTGTTGCCTTCGTTGCCTGCGCCACCTTATTGCCATCCACATCTTTTAAAAGATCCGGATCAGTGGAACGAATTTGCAGCAAGGCAGCTCCCTTTTTCATGTAATAAGCGCGCTGCTCAATTGCCCAATCTGGAATGTCGGTCAGTTCTTCTTCTGATTGATGTGTATATTTTAAAAGCGTTAATGTATCATCCGTCCAGTTAATATGTACATCACTGGCTCCTAGTTCGTAAGCGCGTTTGGCGATTAAACGGACAAAATCTGCTCCGCTGATTGGCGCCATGATGAACAGCGGCTGGTCTTTTTGGATATTAACACCTGTACGCAAGGCGACATCTGCATATTTTTCTAACATTTCTTTCGCTGGCATTGGATTCAATCCTTCCCGTTACTCAATTCAGACTATTCTTCCATTCTAGTGAAGTATGAGCAATATAGCACGAAATATGCCTTAACTCTTCTGGTTTTCAATTTCTTCCACAACGAGAGATAACGCTTCCCATCGCTCCATCTTCTCCTCTAACTGCTGTTCCAGTTCCTGCTGTTCTACAAACAGCTGCTGCACGCGCTCGCTGTTGCTGCCCGCTTCTGTTATCCCTGTTGCGCAAGCTTCTATCCGTTCTTCCAGCTCCGCAATTTCGTCCTCAATCGTATTCCACTCTTGCTGTTCCTTGTACGACAGTTTTTGCTTTTTCTTTTCTTGGCGTTCCGGTGCGGGGGCCGTTTTTTGCTGCTGCACTCTCGGCTGCTCCAACATCTTTTCTCTATGCTCACTGTAATTGCCGTAAAATGTGGAAACAGCTCCTGCTCCCTCAAAAACAATCAGCTGATCTACAACACGATCTAAAAAGTATCGGTCGTGGGAAACAGTAATAACAACACCAGGATATCCATCCAAGTAATCCTCAAGAATACCCAGCGTCTCTGTGTCTAAATCATTGGTAGGCTCATCAAGAAAAAGAACATTTGGCTCTTCCATCAGAACACGGAGCAAGTACAATCGTTTTCGCTCTCCGCCAGATAGCCGATGAATATACGTATATTGATGGCTGCGCGGGAAGAGAAATTGCTCGAGCATCTGCTCTGCCGTTATAATATCGCCATCTGCGGTTGTGATAACCTCTGCAACTTCCTTAATATAGTCAATGATACGAAGCTGCTGGTTCATATCTTGTTGAAGCTGTGTATAATATCCAAGCTTCACCGTTTCTCCAGTTTCAACCTCTCCTGCTGTTGGCTGAATTCTGCCGGCAAGTGTATGCAAGAATGATGTTTTTCCGCTACCATTCGGTCCAATGATGCCGATTCGATCGCCTGGATTGAATAGAAAATCAAAATGACTGAATAAAGGTTTCTCACCAAACTGAACCGTTAGATCTTTTGCTTCTAACACTTTCTTACCTAACCGTGCAGCCCCAACTTGAAGATTCAGTTCATTGTCTTGGGTCTGGAACTTGGTTTCCTTCATCTCTTCTACTCGCTGAATTCTTGCTTTTTGTTTCGTCGTCCGTGCTTTAGCACCACGGCGAAGCCACGCAAGCTCCCGGCGAAGTGTGTTTTGATGTTTCTCCTGATCAAGTAAGGTTTGTGCTTTCCGCTCCGCTTTCTTCGTCAAGTAGGTTTCATAGTTTCCTTCATACCGATAAAGGCTGCCCAGCTCCAACTCGAATATATGACTGGTAATTCTATTTAAAAAATACCGATCGTGCGTCACTAACAGAAGCGCTCCAGGATAGTTTGGCAAATAACTTTCCAGCCATTCAATTGTTTCATTATCCAGATGGTTAGTCGGCTCATCCAGAAGCAATAAATCAGCTGGCTGGATGAGCGCTTTCGCTAATGCTACTCGTTTTCGCTGTCCACCTGACAATGTATCGACAGAGCTGCTATAATAATTGACACCTAGCTTAGACAATATCGTCTTCGCCTGCGTGCTTGCATCCCAGGCGTCTTCAGCATCCATCTTTGCTTGCAGCTGGAATAACCGGTTCTGCGTCTTGGTGTCTTCCGGATTTTTCTCCAATGCAGCAATGGCCTCTTCGTATGTACGAATCGTCTCCAGAATAGGGCTCGTTCCACTGAATACCTCTTCTAATACTGTCTTTCCTGCTGTAAGTTCCGGTTCCTGCGCTAAATAAGCCAGCTGGAACGTTTTGCTATGGTCAATATCCCCGCTATCAGCACCTTCTATACCAGCTAATACTTTTAATAGCGTTGACTTTCCGGTTCCGTTTACCCCGACAAGTCCTATTCGTTCTCTGCTCTCTATATGAAAAGCAATGCGGTCAAATAGCTGCTTGTCTCCATACGTCTTTGTTAGGTTTTCCACACTAAAAATTCGCATATAATCTCTCTCCTTCCCGAACATAGAAAAGCCGCCCGTTCCAGGCGGCTTTTCCTTATCCAGACCTGCTTATTGCTGTGGCATGGACTTTCTGGCACCGTGATTGACAGGGCCAACATATTCATTCAGTTTGAAGCCTCCGCGAATCGCTTCTGTAATGAACGTTTTCGATTCATAAATAGCTTCTTTCACACTGCTGCCATTAGCAAGCAATGCACAGATTGCCGCAGAACTCGTACAGCCTGCGCCATGTGTATACGTTGTATCTACATTTTCATTTTCGAGAATTTCGAATGTTTCTCCATCATAAAGCACGTCAATTGCTTTATCTGTATCCAGCTTGCTGCCGCCTTTAACGAGCACGTACTTTGCACCAAGTTCATGAATTTTCTGTGCTGCTTCTTTCATTTCTTCCACTGAGTGAATCAACGGCATTTGCGCAAGCTTAGCAGCTTCAAATAAGTTAGGCGTAATCACTGTTGCAAGCGGAACCAGCTTTTCACGCAAACTCACGGTATTTTCAGGCTGCAGTTCTTCGTCTGCACCTTTACATACCATTACTGGGTCGATAACGACATTCGGAATATTGTTTTCTTTGATCATAGCTGCAGCCAATTCGATGATTTCAGGAGAACCGAGCATGCCAGTCTTCACTGCGTCAACACCTGCGCCTACTACAATTGTATTTAACTGCTCTTTGACTGTATTTACATCAACAGGAAATACATGATGATGCCAATTATTATAAGGGTCCATCGCAACGATTGTCGTTACAGCTGACATACCGTATACGCCGAACTCCTGCATTGTTTTTAGGTCTGCTTGTATACCCGCTCCGCCCGAGGAATCTGAACCTGCGATTGTTAAAGCTTTTTTCATTTGTTGCAACCCCTTTGCATCTGCTGTCATTTTTAATAGCTGATTGTATTATACTCCTATTCCTTCTTGTCTATCAACCAACGCGGATACACAAAAGCAGATAGAGTTAACTTTCTAAACATTCGGCTTTTTTGTTGATTTTTAGCGAAATACTTCTCCTTTTACTGGAAAACTATGTTGATTTTGTAATACAATGAATCTAGTTGTTTTTTCCTATTTTTCTTAAGTGGAGGTGTGCCTGTGGAAGGACATAGATTGGAAGAATCCTATTTAAATACAAGTTCCGCACTCCATCGTCGGCACTATGGTCAGTATTTCACCCCAGATGCTATTGCAGACATGATGAAACAGTGGGTGCTACACAACCTGGAAGGCAAGCATTTGCTTGACCCAGCTGTCGGCCTTGGAAAGTTAATAAAAAATATACCAAGCAGTTATAAAGTTGATGTTTATGAAGAGGATTCAGAAATCTTGGATGCAAATCGCACCTTCTTCACTTCGCAGCCAGCCGTCCAGCTGCATCAACGAGATTTTCTTTCGGAAGGATGGGATACAAGGTATGATGGAATCCTTTGCAACCCGCCGTATATCCCGTTCCGTAATGAAGATGAAAGAGAAATCTACTTAAATCTATTCCGACAGCGAATGGATATTACATTGTCTACATATACGAATTTTTACGGTTTATTCCTGTTGAAGGCATTGCACCAACTAAACGAGAAGGGGCGGGCTGCCTTTATCGTTCCTTCCGACTTCTTAAATGCCAGATATGGCACCAAAATAAAAGAATACCTTCTCTTGGATCGCAGTTTGACGATGATTATCAACACTGATATTCAAATGGGATGGTTTAAAGGTGCAGCGACAACAAGTTCTTTGCTTTTATTCGACAAGTCAAGAAAGACAGATACAATTGAATTTATCCGTACGCAGTCTGAACATGAGCTTGAGCAGGCTGCCGCGTATATAACGTCTAGCCGGGAAAAACCGATTGGAATTGTAAGACGAATTCAAGATCTTAACCCTGCTAGTAAATGGCGTCTGCATTTTTATCAAGAAAACCAGAAACGTTTTACGAATGTACAGCCGCTCAACCATTTTGCTGCTGCAAAGCACGGTATCAAAACAGGATCAAACCAATATTTCTGCTTTAATAATAGTAAAGTGAAGCAATGGCAAATCGGGCAGCAGCACTTCCTGCCTGCACTTTCCAAGTCAAGTCAGCTGAAAGATCTTTTCTTCACTTACACTGATTACAAGCGACTTGTGCAGAAAGATGAGCAAATGCTTCTGCTTCATGTTGATGATACGCAAGAGCAAGACCACGCAGTGATGCAGTATTTAGCGGATGGAAAGGCTCATCGGGTTGACCAGCGCCATACTATTCGTTCCAGAACACCTTGGTATCGACTCCCAGTTTTAGATCCCGCACCAATTTTAGTGAGTGTGTTTAACCGAAAGAGCATACAGATTGTCCGTAATAAAACAAATGTACGTCATCTCGACCAGCTGATTGGTATTCACTTTTATGAAGAGTACGAACAAGATGTTGATCTTTTTATGGCTTACTTCCTCAGTGACAGAGCGCAAGAGCTGATGGCTAATCCACATAAAGAATACGGAAAAGATCTAAAGAAATTAGAAGCAAAAGATGTGAATACATCACTTGTACTAGATGTGCAATCACTAACTGCCGAACAAAAGCATGAAATTCTGGACATCTACGGACGACTTGAATATTTGATAATCCATGATGGAGATGAACGCGAGAAGACACATCATCTTCAAATGCTGAATGATCTATTCGATGCATTGATTCGACCTTGTGACGATGAAAGGGAATTAGGGCAAACACAGAATGGATAACAAATACGAAGAGCTTAAGGGGGAAAACAATCTGAATGCAGCTTCTGGAAATACATACACATTCCGCGGACGGCTGGAGACCCTTTTCGCACAAATACCGCAGGACCCCATGAGTTTAATTAACTCGTAAGCCTATATAAAAAAGCGAACTTAGAAAATTTAGCTGAAACAATTTTCTAAATTCGCTTTTTAAAATTAACGAAAAGACATATATGTGCTTGTCCAACTATTGCTCTTTTTTTGTACGCACTCTTCCTTTTCTATCAACATAGGTATCAACTAACCCTAAACCCGCAGCTCTTTGAAGCAATTGATTGGTTCTAGTTCTAGACGAAGCTAATCTCCTGTCCCTATTCTGGACAATTCTCAAGCCAGTATTTTTATTTTTTAAAGTTGTCATAAAAGCACTCCCTATA from Terribacillus sp. DMT04 encodes the following:
- a CDS encoding Eco57I restriction-modification methylase domain-containing protein, whose amino-acid sequence is MEGHRLEESYLNTSSALHRRHYGQYFTPDAIADMMKQWVLHNLEGKHLLDPAVGLGKLIKNIPSSYKVDVYEEDSEILDANRTFFTSQPAVQLHQRDFLSEGWDTRYDGILCNPPYIPFRNEDEREIYLNLFRQRMDITLSTYTNFYGLFLLKALHQLNEKGRAAFIVPSDFLNARYGTKIKEYLLLDRSLTMIINTDIQMGWFKGAATTSSLLLFDKSRKTDTIEFIRTQSEHELEQAAAYITSSREKPIGIVRRIQDLNPASKWRLHFYQENQKRFTNVQPLNHFAAAKHGIKTGSNQYFCFNNSKVKQWQIGQQHFLPALSKSSQLKDLFFTYTDYKRLVQKDEQMLLLHVDDTQEQDHAVMQYLADGKAHRVDQRHTIRSRTPWYRLPVLDPAPILVSVFNRKSIQIVRNKTNVRHLDQLIGIHFYEEYEQDVDLFMAYFLSDRAQELMANPHKEYGKDLKKLEAKDVNTSLVLDVQSLTAEQKHEILDIYGRLEYLIIHDGDEREKTHHLQMLNDLFDALIRPCDDERELGQTQNG